CTTTCATTGAACTTTTTTTAAGATATTTGCTAGGTATTATATAATTTGAAATACAATGAACAATAACCGAAGAAGTTTTATCAAAAAGCTGGGAATTGCAACAGCAGCGCTTGCTGTAAATCCGTTAGACTTAATGGCTGCAAAATTACCTCAAAACAATAAAGCCATCAATAAACCCATTGTTCTTTCTACCTGGAATTTCGGGTTAAAAGCAAACGAAGAAGCCTGGACAATTCTTGGAAAGGGAGGAAAAGCCCTGGATGCCGTGGAAATAGGTGTCCGTCTGGTAGAGCTGGATCCCAAAGAAAGAAGTGTAGGCTATGGCGGACGTCCGGATAGAGATGGAAGAGTTACGCTGGATGCCTGTATCATGGATGAAAACTATAATATCGGTTCTGTGGCATGTCTGGAAAACATTAAAAATCCAATTTCTGTTGCCAGAGCGGTAATGGAAAAAACACCTCACGTAATGCTGGTAGGTGATGGAGCATTGCAGTTTGCCCTTTCACAAGGCTTTAAAAAAGAAAATCTTCTCACTCCCGAATCAGAAAAAGAATGGAAAGAGTGGCTGAAAACAAGTAAATATAAACCCATTGCCAATATTGAAAATCACGATACCATAGGAATGATCGCATTGGATGCCCAAGGAAACCTTTCCGGTGCTTGTACCACCAGTGGAATGGCGTTTAAAATGCATGGCAGAGTGGGAGATTCCCCAATCATTGGTGCAGGTTTGTTTGTAGATAATGAGGTAGGGGCTGCAACGGCAACTGGTCACGGTGAAGAGGTCATTAGAACAGTAGGAACCCATCTGGTGGTAGAATTGATGAGACAAGGGAGAAGTCCACAGGAAGCCTGCAAAGAAGCAGTAGACAGAATTGTAAAGATTAATCAGAGAAGAAATAAAAATTTAAAAGATATTCAGGTAGGCTTTATTGCCATCAACAAGAATGGTGAATATGGATCTTACTGTATTCAGGATGGATTCAACTTTGCGGTATATGATCAAAAAGGAAACCGCCTTGAAAAACCTGAATTTGCTTTAAAATAACTTAATTAATATATTGGTTTTAGGCAAATGCACAACGATTTTATCTTTGATAAAATTGAATACCGATACTTTGAGATGTAATGATACATATGGTATCAACTCGCGGCCTTTGTTTAATTCCATAATTTTACACTAAATAGCTTAGCAAAATATAAATAGACAGAAAGAATATGAAAAGAATAATGATAGCTTCCCTATTTTTAATGTTAGGATGCAAGGAAGAAAAGAAAGAGACAAACGTACAAACAGAACCTCAGATAAAGGAAAATGTTGTTGAAAAGACTGAAGCAGAGACTCCTGTAAATGAATCTCAGGAAGCACAACAGTGGCTGAAAAAAAATGTGGTGAGCTATTTTAAGACTGATCTTGGTAATCTGGATAAGGAAATGCAGAAAATAACAACCAAGGATTACTATGAATATAAGACCGATGCAATGAATGTAGATATGGATGTAGACGGAAGCCTTACAGAAAAAGAATTCGATGATAAATGGAAATCTAAGTTTGATACAAAAAAAGCAGGAATTGGTATAGGATTTCTTATTTCTTCGCAGGATTGGATCAATATTGAAGTTGAAAATTGTGATTTAAAATCATCTTCAAAGGATGAATATGTCTTCAATGTAGTATTGAGAGATGATGGTTTTAAAGCTCACTATTACTCTGTTGTAAAAGTAGTAAAGGAAAACGGTTCCTTTCTGATTGCAGATGTATTGCAGGAAGAACCTAATTAATTAAAAACAATAAAATGTCAAAAATAGAAATAGCATGCTTCAATCCGGAATCAGCAATCATTGCCTTTGAAAGCGGAGCAGACAGAATAGAATTGTGTGACGGATTAAGCGAAGGAGGTAC
This genomic interval from Chryseobacterium joostei contains the following:
- a CDS encoding isoaspartyl peptidase/L-asparaginase family protein; this encodes MNNNRRSFIKKLGIATAALAVNPLDLMAAKLPQNNKAINKPIVLSTWNFGLKANEEAWTILGKGGKALDAVEIGVRLVELDPKERSVGYGGRPDRDGRVTLDACIMDENYNIGSVACLENIKNPISVARAVMEKTPHVMLVGDGALQFALSQGFKKENLLTPESEKEWKEWLKTSKYKPIANIENHDTIGMIALDAQGNLSGACTTSGMAFKMHGRVGDSPIIGAGLFVDNEVGAATATGHGEEVIRTVGTHLVVELMRQGRSPQEACKEAVDRIVKINQRRNKNLKDIQVGFIAINKNGEYGSYCIQDGFNFAVYDQKGNRLEKPEFALK